Within the Borreliella valaisiana VS116 genome, the region AGTTCGGCTGAATTTTCTATTGGTGTTTTTGTTTCAATAGTTGACATTTTTCTTGCTAATAACACAATTGCCATACTTATTTGTGGCAAAGTAGCAAAAAATATAGCTTTTGAAAATAACATCGGCCCTCAAAGAAGTGCGTCTATTTTAGATATGTTCTCGTGTATTTTTCAAGGTATTATTCCTTATGGCGCTCAAATGATTATTTTAGTAGGCTTTTCAAATGGGCTTGTGTCGCCAATTAGCATTTTACCATTTTTAGTTTATTTTGGATTTTTATTGTTTTTTGTTATTTTATCTATTTGTGGAATTGATATAAAAAAAGTTTTTTTATATTTTTCAAAAAAATAAAAATTTTGAAAAATATAAGACTTGCATTGTTCGATTTTATTATTTTTAACTTTGTTTAGAATAAATTATTTTTAATTGTATTATATGATTTAGGAGGTTTTAAATTGGAAAGAGAAACTAATATAGTTCCAAATTTTTGGGGACTTATGCCTTTTTTTCTTTTTATAGGAATTTATATTGGCACTGGACTTGTTCTTTATTTTAATGGTATAGAAAAGGCATTTTATCAAATGCCTCCCGTATTTGCTATGTTTATTGCTATTGTTTTAACATTTATTATTTTTAAGGGATCTTTTTTAGCAAAAATGAATAAATTTATTGAAGGGTGTGCTCAACGAGATGTTATTTTTATATCTTTAATATTTATGCTATCTGGTGCTTTTTCTGCTGTTTGTAAAGAAATAGGAAGTGTTGAAGCTGTAGTAAATATTGGTCTTAAATATGTTCCATTAAATTTGCTAGTATGTGGCATTTTTTTAATTACTCTTTTTTTGTCTTTTTCTACTGGAAGTTTTATGGGGACTGTTGTTGCTGTTGCCCCTATTGCTTTGGAACTTGCATATAAGGTAAACATTTCGCTTCCATTGGTTGCTGGGGCTATTCTTAGTGCTGGGGCATTTGGAGACAATATGTCTTTAATATCAGATACTCCTATTATTTCAAGTCATACTCAAAAAGTTAATATTGTTGATGTTTTCAAAAATGGAGCTTTTTATACTTTCCCAGCAGCAATTTTAGCAAGCATTGTTTTTGCATTTTTAGGTTCTTATTATAGTAAGACTAATAGTTTTATTATTGAGCCTAGTGAGATAAATTTTTTTAAAATTATTCCATATATTTTTGTTATGGTTGTTGCAATTTCGGGTGTTGATGTATTTTTGGCCTTGTTTTTAGGTATTGTTGTTGCTGGTATTATTGGAATTTATTACTCAGATATTACTTTTTTATTACTGGCTAAAAAAATCAATGAAGGATTTTTAGGCTTAGGAGAAATGTTTATTCTTGTTGTTTTTACGGGCGGAATTTCCTATATGGCAATTAAGTATGGAGGGTTTGATTGGTTACTGTTAAAATTGCAAAAAATGTCAAAGTCTAAAAGAACTTCGGAGTTTGTAATTGTGTTTTTAGTTGGCATTTTGACTGTGTTTCTTGCAAATAATGGGCTTGCTATTTTAATGAGTGGTTCTGTTGTAAGATCAATAACTAAGGAGAATAATTTAAACTCACAACGTATTGCAGCTTTACTTTGTATGTCTTCGTGCTTTTTTTTAAGCATTTTGCCTCATAGTATGCATGTTATAGCTCTTGTGGATTTTACAAAAGGTAAGCTTTCTCCTTTTGACATTTTTCCATTTTTAATTTATCAAGGATTTTTAATCTTATTGATTGCTTTATCTATAATTGGACTTGATATAAAATTGATATTTAGATCTTTTTTGAATTATAGACAAAAATCTTAAAAACTTTCATTTCGAAAGTTTTTAAGATTGTTTTTGTATTTAAATTTTTGTATTTAAGAAGAGAGATTCAAATATATTTTGAGCATTTCTTCTTTTATTTTTTTAGGTATTTTTTTAAAAATTTCAAATTTGGAAAAATCTTTTGGCATAAATTTTTCTTCTAAATATAATTTCATTTCGGGATTATTTTTTGCTTCTTCTTCTATTCTTTTTATTACATTTTTATTTGGAGAATTATATCTAGTTTCTTTAAAATTTTTATAAGATGGTTCATTGTCGTATAGAAAGTTTATAAATTTGTAAGCCAAAGTTTTATTTGGTGCATCAATAGGAATTACAAATGTGTCTATCCATAGATTGGTGTTTTCTGGTGCATAAAAATCTAAGTTTTTATTTTTTAGGATAGCGCTTTGTGCTTCGCCACTCCATGTAAGTTGAATAGATGCTTCTCCATTTAGCATTAATGATTTTGCAGGTACATCTGAGAAATATCCGATTAATAGTGGATTTTGGATTTTTAAAAGTTCGCCAGCTTCTTTAATTTTATCTATATCATGTTCATTTATTGAGTATTCAAGTTTTTTTAGAGCAACCCCAATATTGTCTTTGGGGGAATCTAGCATTGTAATCTCTTTTTTATATTTTTCATTAAATAGTATGTCAAAACCTTGCATGTCATTTAAGTCTATTTTATTTTTATTGTAAAGTATGCCCATTAATCCCCAATAAGCTGGTACTGAATAAAGATTGCCAGGATCATGTTCTAGGTTTGTAAGATTTTGAGAAATATTTTTTGTTACATTTGGCAATTTTGAGTAATCTAATTTTGTAATTTTACCCTCTTCGATTAATTCTTGGATTAAATATTCTGATGGGACTATTATATCGTAGTAGTTCCTTGTAGTGTTAAATTTAGCTATCATTTCTTCATTGTTATGAAAAACTTCATAATTAATTTTTATATTATTTTCCTTTTCAAATTGATCTAATAAAGTTTCGTCAATATATTCTGCCCAATTAAATACGTTTAAAGTTATTGTGTTTGTTTTAGCACAAGCAAAAGTTGTAAGAATTGTTATTAATATAAAAATTTTTTTCATAAGTACTCCTTTTGTATTTTAAAGCTCAGCATCTGTTGTTAATTTTTTAATTCCTATAAATTTATTAATAATAAACAAAAGACTTAATATTGCAAAAAATAGTATAGCAGAAATAGCATTTATCACAGGCTTGATGCCCCTTTTTGTGAGCGAGTTTATTAGAATGGCTAAATTATTAAATCCTTGCCCAGTAGTGAAAAATGATATCAAAAAATCATCTATTGATAGTGTGAATGCAATAAGAGTCCCAATTACTATACTTCCGACTATTCCTGGATAAATTATATTGAAAAATATCTGAATTTCTGAGGCTCCAAGATCTTTGGCAGCATCAATAATATTGTTGGGAAGAGAATATAATTTGGGTAAAATTATTATTACTACGTACGGTGTTGAAAAAATTATATGTGATATTAGCATTGTAGAAAATCCCAATTGCATTTTTATTGCAGAATAAAATGTCATTAGGCTTATTCCTGTTACGATGTCTGGATTAATTATTGTTATTTTATTTGCTGATAATAGTATTGTTTTTAATTTTTTGTTTTCTGCTTTGTAGATTGCGTAAGCACCAATAACTCCAATAATAACAGAAGTTAAAGATGAAATTGTAGCTATTAAAATAGTGTTAAATATTGCTGACTTGATTTGACTTGAAGCAAAAATTTCTTTATACCATTTTAGACTAAATCCTTGCCATATAAATCCACTATCACCAGAGTTAAAGGAATAAATTATTAAGATTATTATTGGAAGGTAAATAAAGCTGAGTATTAAAAATAAGAAAATGTTTTTAAAAGCTCTAAACATATTTTATTCCCCATTATTTTTTTGCATTAATTTTATTATTATTAAATTAAAAATTAATATTACTAACATTAAAATAAATGAAATTGCAGCACCAGTGTTCCAGTCTTCTATGAAAAGAAACTGCTTGCTTATTAGATTTCCTATCAAAATTTGTTTAGAGCCTCCTAGCAAATCTGAAATTACAAATACTGTGATTGAAGGAATAAATACCATAATTATTCCTGTTGCCAGGTAAGAGAGTGTTAGGGGTATTTTTATATAAAATAGTATTTGCCACATCCTTGCTCCAAGATCTTGTGCTGCTTCAATGTATTCTGGCTTAATTTTTAAAAGTCCTGTATATATTGGTAATATCATGAAAGGCAAAAAATTGTATACCATGCCTGTTGTAACAGCCTGTTCATTGTAAAGAAGGTCCAAATTTCCAATTCCGATCTTTTCAAATAAGTTGTTTATAAATCCGTTTTTCCCAAGTATTCTCATCCAGGCGTAAGTTCTAAGTAATGTATTTATCCACATGGGAAGTATTATCATTATTATTAATTTATTTTGAGTACTTTTTTTTGATAATGAGATTAGCCAGGCGGCAGGATAGCCTATTAAAATGCAAAAAATTGTCGCTATTGTTGCTAATTTTAGACTCCTTGAAAAGATGTTAAGATAACTTGGATTTAGAAGCCCAATAAAATTATGGATTGTAAATTCGTGTTTTTCATTTAAAAATCCCAGCAGTAGTATTATTAGTAAAGGAAGAATACTAAATGTTAATAAGAATATAGAATATATAATTAATATCAATTTTTTCACAACCATTATTCCTTATGCATAACATGAATATCATCAGGTTCTAATAATATGTCAACCTCTTCTCCAACTTTTGTAAGCCTTGTGCTTTGAACTATCCAATTTGTTTTTTGAATTTCTATGGTCATTTCGTAATGAACCCCTTGAAAAATTGCGGATGTTATAGTCCCGCTTAAATGTCCTTTTCCTTTTGGAAGTATTTTTATATCTTCTGGGCGTATTACAAGGTCAACTGCTTCTTCAGCTTCAAATCCTTTGTCAAGACATTCAAATTCATGGCCAAGCAAACTTACAACCAACTCCTTTTTGTATGTTCCATCAAAAATATTACTTTCTCCAATAAAATCGGCTACGAATTTTGTTTTAGGTTCATTGTAAATTTCTTCAGGTGTTCCTACTTGCAGAATTATTCCTTCGTTCATTACAACAATTCTGTCACTCATTGTCAATGCTTCTTCTTGATCATGAGTAACATATATAAATGTGATTCCAAGTTGGCGCTGTATTTTTTTTAATTCTTTTTGCATCTCTTGTCGCATTTTTAAATCAAGAGCAGACAGTGGTTCGTCTAGTAATAGAAGCTTAGGTTTCATTACTATTGCTCTTGCTATTGCAACTCTTTGTTTTTGTCCTCCTGAGAGTTCGTTAATATTTCTGTATGCATATTTTGGCATTCCTATCAACGAAAGAGATGTTTTTACTTTTTCTTTTATAATATCTTTTGGTGTTTTTTTCATTCTAAGTCCAAATGAAATGTTGTCAAAAACGTTCATATGTGGGAAAAGTGCATAATTTTGGAATACAGTATTAATTTCTCTTTTATTTGGAATAATTTTAGATATTTCCTTAGAAAAGAAATAAATTTCTCCATTTTTTTGATTTAAAAAACCACCTAATATTTTTATTAATGTTGTTTTTCCACATCCGGATGGACCTAATAAAGTAATAAACTCATTTTTTTTAATTTTTAAATTTATGTTATCTAAAGTTTTGTTTTCATTGTTATCATAATAATGACTTAAATTTTTAATCTCTAGGATACAATTATCCAACTAATTTCAACCTCCTTATGGCTGTATTAATACAAATCAAGATTATACTTAATATTATTATTTATGTAAATGACTTTTTTAAAAGGCATTATAATTCTTGTCAAGAATTATTTTCCCAAATTTACCTTCTCTGAATTCTTTAATTAATATTTTTGATGCTTTCTCAAGGTTAAGCTCATTTTTTTTGTCGATTAATTTTCTAGCTTTTGCAAAATTTTGTAAAATATCAAGTGAATTTTTATGACATATTTCGTATTTTTTTAGTAAAATATTTTTATTATTTTGATCCATTATTTCAAGTAAATATAATGCAAGATCTATGTTGTCTAATATTTCATTTTTGATCATATCCAATATTGCAAGTTTTTTTGCAATCGATTGATCTGCTAAATTATGCCATAAAATTCCTGGCATATCAAAAAGATTAATTTCCTCATTTATTTTTACTATTTGTATATTTTTAGTGTATCCAGGCTTATTTGCAACTTTTGCGCTCTTTCTACCGGATAATAGATTTATTATTGAAGATTTTCCAACATTTGGGACCCCAATAATTAAAACTTTTATTTTTTCTTTATAGTTTTTTATCCTTTTAACAATGACTATTTTTTTAATATTATCTATTATTTGCTTGCGCATGCCTTTTTTGTAAATATTGCTTATTATTACAGTATTGCCAAGATTTTCAAAATATTTTTTCCATTTTATAATTTCAGTTGTTTGAGCAATATCAGATTTATGTAAAAGAATTATTTTGGTTTGATTTTTAATAATTTTTTCAGTTAATGGATTTTTGCTGCTAAATGGAGCTCTAGCATCTAGTATTTCTAACACAATATTAGTTTTTTGCAAATTATTCTTTATCAGATCTAACGCTCTTTTCATGTGGCCAGGAAACCAGTTGATTTTATTTATCATGCCTAAATTATAGCTTAATGTGCATTGAATAATAAATTATTTTTTGTTTTTATATTTGTTAATTTATGTTAATTTTCTTTAAAAGAATTGTTTTTTTTAAAGAAAAAATATAATCTGTATTTGAGTTTTTATATTTTTTCTAAAAATAAATTTTACGGGAGGTTTGATTATTATTGCAAAAATCAAAAGAGGATTAATAGTATCTTGTCAAGCTCTTGAGAACGAACCTTTACATAGTAGTTTTATTATGTCTAAGATGGCTTTAGCAGCTAAAATAGGCGGAGCTGTTGGAATAAGAGCCAACGGAGTTAATGATATTAGCCAGATTAAGTTGGAAGTTGATTTGCCAATAATAGGTATTATTAAGCAAAATTATAATAATTGTGATGTGTTTATTACTCCTACCATGAAAGAGATTGATGAGCTTTGTAGTGAAGGAGTAGATATAATTGCCCTTGATGCTACTCTTAGAAATAGACCTAATGGTGTACTGCTTGATGATTTTTTTAAAAATATTAAAAAAAAATATCCAAACCAGTGTTTAATGGCAGATATTTCTTCTTTAGAAGAAGCTATTAATGCTGATAAATTGGGGTTTGATTTTATTGGAACAACTTTGTATGGCTATACAAAAAGTACTAATGGTTTTAATATTGCAGACAATGATTTTAATTTTTTAAAAACCTTGCTTAATTCCAATTTGAAAGCCACTTTGATAGTGGAAGGAAAAATAGATACCCCTTTAAAGGCTCAAAAGTGTTTTGAAATGGGGGTTGATTTAGTAGTTGTGGGGGGAGCTATTACAAGGCCTGTTGAGATTACTAAAAAATTTGTAGAAAAAATAAATCGAATTAAAAGATAATTTTAAACATTAAATAGTTAATTATATTGTTTATTTTAGGAGGTTTTTATGGTAAAGGGTTTTGAACAAGCTCAAAAATTTGGGCGTTCTTTCATGCTTCCCATTGCTATTTTGCCAGCAGCAGGGTTGCTTTTAGGAATTGGAGGCTCTCTTTCTAATCCGGAAACTGTTAAGATATATCCTTTTTTGGATATATTTTTCTTGCAATCAGTTTTCAAGGTAATGAGTGCATCAGGTTCTATTATTTTTGCAAATTTAGCTCCAATATTTGCTATTGGGATTGCTGTTGGACTTGCCAAATCAGATAAAGGTACAGCTGGGATTGCAGCATTTATTGGTTACCTTGTAATGAATGCTACTATTGGAGTTTTAATTGAGTTGTCAGGCAAAGCAGAATCTTTCTCTAGTGGTGCTGTGGGTTTTGTTCTTGGAATTAAGACTTTAGAAACGGGGGTTTTTGGTGGAGTTATGGTCGGTATTTTGACTTATTATCTTCATGCTAGGTTTAACAAGATAGATTTGCCCAAAGTTCTTGGATTTTTTTCGGGATCTAGATTTGTGCCGATTGTTGTTTCTTTTTCTAGTATCTTTCTTGCTGTAATTATGTTTATTTTTTGGCCATTTGTACAAAATGGAATTAATAAAGCGGGAGGCTTAGTAAATTCAACCGGCTATATTGGAACACTTATTTACGGAATTTTTTTAAGGATGCTTGGGCCTTTTGGTCTTCACCACATATTTTATTTGCCATTTTGGACAACAGGCCTTGGGGGATCTGTTATTATTGATGGAAAATTGATTGAAGGGACTCAAAATATTTTTTTTGCAGAACTTGCTGCTCAAGGTACAAATAGATTTTTTGTTGGAACCAGTCGTTTTATGAGTGGACGATTTATTACCATGATGTTTGGTTTGCCCGGAGCTGCACTTGCGATGTATTACACTGCAAGGCGTGATGAGAGAACAAAAGTTTTTGGTCTTTTAATGTCTGCAGCCTTAACATCATTTATGACAGGCATAACAGAACCCCTTGAATTTTCTTTTCTTTTTGTGGCTCCTATTCTTTATATTGTTCATGCTACATTTGATGGATTTGCTTTTATGCTGGCGCATATTCTTCAAATTACAATAGGTCAAACGTTTTCTGGCGGGTTTATTGATTTTATTCTTTTTGGTATTTTGCAGGGAAATTCAAGAACTAATTGGCTTTTGGTGCCAGTTGTAGGCACCGTTTGGTTTTTTCTTTATTACTTTACTTTTGTATTTTTGATAAATAAATTTGATTTTAAAACTCCTGGTAGAACGAAAGATTTAAATTCTGTAGATTCTCCAGATTCTAAGAGTAATGAATTTGAAGAAAATTATGCTACTAAGGTTATTATTGGGCTTGGTGGTGCTTCAAATATTGTTGAGCTTGATTGTTGTGCAACTAGACTAAGAATTACAGTAAAAGATGTTCTTAAAGTTTCAGAAAAAATTTTAAAAAAAACTGGTTCTAAAGGAGTAATTATTAAAGGCAATGGAGTTCAGGTGGTTTACGGGCCAGGTGTTAGTGTTCTTAAGAATGAAATAGAAGAATTATTAGAAGATTGATTTTTTAAATAAGTAATAGCCTTAAAAAGGCTATTACTTATTTGTTTTATTTATGAAATCAACTGCATACTTTGTGAAGTATGATGTATTTTGGGCGCTTTTGTAGCTTTGGTTTCCAATAGGTACGTGTGCGTGTGAATTTTCAAGAAGTATAATAGGAATATCTTTTTTTTCACCACCATAATTTTTTATAAATTCATTTATTTTTATTGGGTCTACTGTATGATCATTAGGTGTATGAGTTATTATTAAAGGTGTTTTGATTTCATCGAAATTATATGAATTTAATAATGTGACAAGGCCCATCATTGCAATAACTGCGTCTACATGTTGCACTTTTGAAGAGTGGCTTTTTATAGACATGTGCTCTTTTCGTTTATCCTCTTTTGTTTCGAATTTGTTGTAACCACCTGTTATAAGATGTGCAATTTGTCGTCCCCAAGGATAGTAAACGATGTTTGTCCTTTTGTCATAAGGGAATATGTTAGGAGAAATTAATACCGCTGAATTTATTTCATCTGGATAGTTTGCCAAAGCCCAAATGCTAGCAGCACCCCCATTAGATGTGCCAATTAGTATTAATTTATCGCCTATTAGTTTGCCAATTTTAATAGCCTCATCAATGTCTTTCAGCCAATCTTGGATAGTTATTCCTCGAAATGCATTTTTATTGTTTATTCCGTGGCCTTTCAATCTTGTAAAAAAAAGATTTGCATTAAGAGCTTTTGCAATATTATTTGGAACCGGATAAATTTCATTTTTTGATGCTCCAAATCCATGAATGTAGACCACAGAATATTTTGTTTTTTGCACATCTTTATACCAGATTATTTCTTTTTTTGTATTTTTTTCTAAATTAAATTGTAATTCTTCTTTTAATAAGTAATTGTCAATTTCTTTGATGTTTTTAGGAATTGTTTTTTTTAAAAATTCATTTTTAAATTTTATCCTTGGACTAACTAGTATTAAAAGTAATAAGAATATAATTGTAAAAATGATATTCTTTATGTTCATATAGTGATTTCCTTGTTATCTAGGACATTATTGTTGTTCTGAGCATCCTGGGAATCTTTTTTGTAACAATTATTGCAATGTCCTGAGTAAATTATTTCAATAGATTTTGTTTCCCAATTTTCTCCAAGTTTGTCTTTCAAAATATCTTTAATATCATCAAGTTGAATAGGATGAACTTGATTACATTTATTGCATTTAAAGTGGGCTATTGTGGAAGCCAAGCTTAGGTAGAATTTTGTTTCTTTTTGATCAGTAGTTTTTATATCTTTTAGTATATTTCTTTCTTTTAGAATGTTTAATGTGTTATATACCGTTGCTTTTGATAGGCTTGGAATTTCTTTAATAAGCTTGTTATAGACTTCTTTTGCTGTAAAGTATTCTTTTGGGTTTGATGCTATGTAGAGAATGATTCTATTTCTCGAATGAGATGCTTTCATTCCCAATTCTGATGTTAAATTTTTTAATAATACAGGATCATTTGTAATACCGACTTTTTCTAATGCGGAGTGTACGTCTATTATGTTATCATTCATATTGTTATACCTTTTTGTTTAAATTAAAGATTAAATATTTTTATGTTCTACTTAGAATAATTTTATACCTAGTTATTAATATTTTACTACTTATTATTTATTTATTTTCATATTTTTTTATATCAGTATAAAAAATTAAATTTTTTATTTTTGAATTTAGTTTTATTTTGTTATCAAAATTATTATTTAATGGTAGTATCATTAAGTTTAGTGTTTGAGAGTAATTTATTATATCTTGGATCTTGACTGTGTTATAAGAGCCTCCTATGTTTAAAATTAACCATTTCTTAGAATTTATTTTTTCAATTTTATAATTAATTGTATGAATGATTTGTTTTTCAACATTTAAAAAGCTTATAAAAAAATTACTGTTTTTATCATTTCCTTTAGATATCAAAAATTCTGTACCATTAATGTAGCCTTTGGGATTGTTTTTAGTTATTATTATTTTTTCATAAGTATCAAGATCACTGTATTTTGCTGTTATTTTTAAATTAGTGCCTTTTGCAATTTCAAAAACAGGTATTTCAAGAGCCGAATATTCAAGAAGATAGTCAGGATTGCATTTTTTTAATGTTTTTTTATCCAGATTGATTTTAGAAGGCCATTTTATTTTAATGGATACAAAGAAGCTAGAGATATTCTCATCTATAAAAAAATCAATTGTTGATTTTGTAGCAGAGTTGAAAGCCAAGTATTGTTTTATTCCTAAAATTTTTTCATTTGAGAAGGAAAATGAATTTTCAATAGATGCTTCTTTTATTAATTCTTTTTTTGATAAAATTTTGAAATAGGTTCTAGATGTGTTTAGAAATTCAACTTTTTTATCTTTAAATTTTATTTTATTTAATTTTCCATTTTCGAATTTGATATTGTATTGATCGTGAGATAGTGTAAAATTTCCTTCCATATTGTATTCCAAATTCTTAGGCACAATGGATTCAGAATTTTTGGTAATTTCTTCTTGATGTTTATTTATTAAAAATTCTCTTAAGCTTTTTTCGTTGATTTGATAATCTTTAAGTCTTTTGTTTTGAAAATTTATTATCGGTTCTTGCTCTTTGAGTGAGTTAAATTTTGGAATTTCTAGTAGTTCGGTAGTCAGTTTGGATCCCTCTAGATTTTGTATCTTGATGCTGTGAAAGTTATTTTCCAAGGTTTTTAAATAAAGTAAAAAATTTTTTAATTCTTGATTATCATAAGTTTCTTTGATTTCATAAAAATAAATAAGGGTTTCTACATTACTTTTTGGAGAATCTATTTTTTGGACTTCATATAAATATTGGCAGTTATTCTTATAAAAAATTAAGTAATTTTTATTATTTTTGCTCTGTCTTATTCCCTCTGTATAATTGAAATTAAGTTTTCTGTAAAGCTCAGTCACTTTTTTTCTAAACTTTTCTATGTTGTATATATAAATCATAATAGGGGTGTTTTGAAATATGTCTTTGTATCCACTTTTGAATGGATTTTTTAGTGCCCAATACAAATCTAAATGTATTTCATCGTGCAGCATGTATTCATGAGGGCTTCCACTGTAAGTTCCAGGTATATATGTATCCATATTGGTTTTGAATCTTTCAAATAACCATTTATTTAATTCCCCATGTTTTCTTAGGATTTCAAAAAAGTATATTGGAAATGTCCAATGTATTTTGTAAGCCAATTGTTTGTGTTCAATTAAATATTTTATATTTGATATTATTGATAACAGGTTATTCTCTGAAAATTTAGTTATTGAAATGATAATAATATAAGTTTTTGATTTTTTTAGTTTTCTAAACATAAATTCTTTGTCTTTATGATATGAAGATCACTCAATATTTACATTATATAATAAAAATTTGTGCTAGTTTTGTATATTTTGTATTTTTTGATATATAGAAGCAAACGCTATGGCGAATGTATTAAGTTTATGCTAATCTTATAGTGTTAAATATAAATTATTTTATATATAAAAAGGGGTAAAATTTTTATGGCTAAAGACATATATTTTAATGAGGATGCTAGAAAAAGCTTACTTAGTGGCGTTGAAAAATTATCCAATGCTGTAAAAGTAACTCTTGGGCCAAAAGGGAGAAATGTTCTTATTGATAAAAAGTTCGGTTCTCCAACAGTTACAAAGGATGGTGTTAGTGTTGCTCGCGAGATTGAGCTTGAAAATCCATTTGAAAATATGGGAGCGCAACTTTTAAAGGAAGTTGCTATTAAAACAAATGATGTTGCTGGTGATGGAACAACAACCGCCACTGTTCTTGCTTATGCTATTGCAAGAGAAGGTCTTAAGAATGTATCTTCAGGAATTAATCCTATTGGAATAAAAAAGGGAATAGATCATGCTGTAAATTTGGCTGCTGAAAAAATTCGCCAGTCTGCAAAGAAGATCACAACAAAGGAAGAAATTGCACAAGTAGCTTCAATTTCTGCTAATAATGACAGTTATATAGGCGAAAAAATTGCTGAGGCAATGGATAAAGTTGGAAAAGATGGGGTTATAACAGTTGAAGAATCAAAAACTTTTGATACTACGATTTCTTATGTTGAAGGGATGCAATTTGACAGAGGTTACCTTTCTCCTTATTTTTCCACCAATAAAGAGAATATGAGCGTTAGTTTTGATGATGCTTTCATATTAATATATGAGAAGAAGATTAGTTCTATTAAAGAGCTTTTACCAGTTCTTGAGAAAGTTTTAGGAACAAATAAGCCTTTATTGATTATTGCTGAGGACATTGAAGGAGATGCTCTCGCCGCTCTTGTGTTAAACAGCGTTAGAGGAGCTTTAAAGGTTTGTGCGATTAAATCGCCTGGTTTTGGTGATAGACGAAAAGCAATGCTTGAGGATATTGCAGTGCTTACCGGTGGTACTCTAATCAGTGAGGAACTAGGTCTTACTCTTGAGACAGTTGAGATTGAGCAGCTTGGACAGGCTAAAACTATTAAGGTTGATAAAGACAATACTACTATTATTAATACTGGCAATAAAGAACAAATAAAAGAGCGTTCAGAGCTTATTAAAAAACAAATTGAAGATTCAACATCTGAATATGATAAAGAAAAACTTCAAGAGCGCCTTGCAAAGCTTGTTGGTGGA harbors:
- a CDS encoding Na+/H+ antiporter NhaC family protein, which codes for MERETNIVPNFWGLMPFFLFIGIYIGTGLVLYFNGIEKAFYQMPPVFAMFIAIVLTFIIFKGSFLAKMNKFIEGCAQRDVIFISLIFMLSGAFSAVCKEIGSVEAVVNIGLKYVPLNLLVCGIFLITLFLSFSTGSFMGTVVAVAPIALELAYKVNISLPLVAGAILSAGAFGDNMSLISDTPIISSHTQKVNIVDVFKNGAFYTFPAAILASIVFAFLGSYYSKTNSFIIEPSEINFFKIIPYIFVMVVAISGVDVFLALFLGIVVAGIIGIYYSDITFLLLAKKINEGFLGLGEMFILVVFTGGISYMAIKYGGFDWLLLKLQKMSKSKRTSEFVIVFLVGILTVFLANNGLAILMSGSVVRSITKENNLNSQRIAALLCMSSCFFLSILPHSMHVIALVDFTKGKLSPFDIFPFLIYQGFLILLIALSIIGLDIKLIFRSFLNYRQKS
- a CDS encoding ABC transporter substrate-binding protein gives rise to the protein MKKIFILITILTTFACAKTNTITLNVFNWAEYIDETLLDQFEKENNIKINYEVFHNNEEMIAKFNTTRNYYDIIVPSEYLIQELIEEGKITKLDYSKLPNVTKNISQNLTNLEHDPGNLYSVPAYWGLMGILYNKNKIDLNDMQGFDILFNEKYKKEITMLDSPKDNIGVALKKLEYSINEHDIDKIKEAGELLKIQNPLLIGYFSDVPAKSLMLNGEASIQLTWSGEAQSAILKNKNLDFYAPENTNLWIDTFVIPIDAPNKTLAYKFINFLYDNEPSYKNFKETRYNSPNKNVIKRIEEEAKNNPEMKLYLEEKFMPKDFSKFEIFKKIPKKIKEEMLKIYLNLSS
- a CDS encoding ABC transporter permease, producing MFRAFKNIFLFLILSFIYLPIIILIIYSFNSGDSGFIWQGFSLKWYKEIFASSQIKSAIFNTILIATISSLTSVIIGVIGAYAIYKAENKKLKTILLSANKITIINPDIVTGISLMTFYSAIKMQLGFSTMLISHIIFSTPYVVIIILPKLYSLPNNIIDAAKDLGASEIQIFFNIIYPGIVGSIVIGTLIAFTLSIDDFLISFFTTGQGFNNLAILINSLTKRGIKPVINAISAILFFAILSLLFIINKFIGIKKLTTDAEL
- a CDS encoding ABC transporter permease; this encodes MKKLILIIYSIFLLTFSILPLLIILLLGFLNEKHEFTIHNFIGLLNPSYLNIFSRSLKLATIATIFCILIGYPAAWLISLSKKSTQNKLIIMIILPMWINTLLRTYAWMRILGKNGFINNLFEKIGIGNLDLLYNEQAVTTGMVYNFLPFMILPIYTGLLKIKPEYIEAAQDLGARMWQILFYIKIPLTLSYLATGIIMVFIPSITVFVISDLLGGSKQILIGNLISKQFLFIEDWNTGAAISFILMLVILIFNLIIIKLMQKNNGE
- a CDS encoding ABC transporter ATP-binding protein, which gives rise to MDNCILEIKNLSHYYDNNENKTLDNINLKIKKNEFITLLGPSGCGKTTLIKILGGFLNQKNGEIYFFSKEISKIIPNKREINTVFQNYALFPHMNVFDNISFGLRMKKTPKDIIKEKVKTSLSLIGMPKYAYRNINELSGGQKQRVAIARAIVMKPKLLLLDEPLSALDLKMRQEMQKELKKIQRQLGITFIYVTHDQEEALTMSDRIVVMNEGIILQVGTPEEIYNEPKTKFVADFIGESNIFDGTYKKELVVSLLGHEFECLDKGFEAEEAVDLVIRPEDIKILPKGKGHLSGTITSAIFQGVHYEMTIEIQKTNWIVQSTRLTKVGEEVDILLEPDDIHVMHKE
- the ylqF gene encoding ribosome biogenesis GTPase YlqF, whose amino-acid sequence is MINKINWFPGHMKRALDLIKNNLQKTNIVLEILDARAPFSSKNPLTEKIIKNQTKIILLHKSDIAQTTEIIKWKKYFENLGNTVIISNIYKKGMRKQIIDNIKKIVIVKRIKNYKEKIKVLIIGVPNVGKSSIINLLSGRKSAKVANKPGYTKNIQIVKINEEINLFDMPGILWHNLADQSIAKKLAILDMIKNEILDNIDLALYLLEIMDQNNKNILLKKYEICHKNSLDILQNFAKARKLIDKKNELNLEKASKILIKEFREGKFGKIILDKNYNAF